Proteins from one Bactrocera neohumeralis isolate Rockhampton chromosome 3, APGP_CSIRO_Bneo_wtdbg2-racon-allhic-juicebox.fasta_v2, whole genome shotgun sequence genomic window:
- the LOC126752550 gene encoding dipeptidyl peptidase 4, protein MHANVTSDRGGGGGSWRLPPDETLQVQDPKQKNDDLDLDEGHNWRSIIFSLLVISFVIAGIITAIYLLGYVDELLYWSGRRMILDEYLQGDLTPTRLQPAWVTTRKYVFQSDDGGLAILDTTSNSVSTLVTNHTLRQLNVRGYQCSHDLRYVLFRHNVKKIFQKSFTAFYTIYDVENDHHMPVKLKDSPKVQRTRLQYAAWLGNTTSLVIVADNDIYLRQSPTDEEDIRITNTGYENYIYNGVPDWLYQEEIFDKPEAIWASQDGTHFMYASFNDSKVNMMTYPWLASGSIIAGSSMSPETSFPETKNVRYPIPGSPNPEVTLWVVDASNLTDIQYFILKPPPSLDDQEFYITSAGWISELNHQVSVVYMTRSQNYSIIATCLADTNWTCVEIHSERAPEDEWLDILPHPVFAPDGNSFLILASIQEFGNEHFTHIKHVTMTQQRIAVISHGRYEVLKILCWDTVNHLVYYLGTQDKKPGQRHLYMVKDPVNDESRKTEPQCITCDLGEALWSSRYYYVNCSHFDAFMTPVSSIATQYGIEFYILECQGPGLPVSGVHMQKSHSLVKILYDTRPFFTERLQKLALPTQRSFEIPLPHGSRAQVQLLLPPSWREELRDAAFPVVVEVNGRPGSESVSEKFQIDWGTYMSSRNDVIYIRLDVRGAKGQSKKQLYRHLGGVEVQDQISVLRYLLDTISFLDETRVGIWGWGYGGYVTSMVLGTQQDVYKCGIAISPIADWLYYNSAFTERILGLPAENYKGYVEADATQRARLIKSHSFFLIHGLADSTAPYIHGIQLAKSLTDANILYRYQTYADEGHELSGVLEHVYLSMEHYFADCLSLDPDDTKPDLDQKIVPAE, encoded by the exons ATGCATGCTAATGTCACATCAGATcgtggtggtggcggcggttCATGGCGTCTGCCACCTGATGAAACACTACAAGTACAAGATCCTAAACAGAAGAATGATGATTTAGATTTGGACGAAGGTCACAATTGGCGTAGTATCATATTTTCACTGTTAGTTATTAGTTTTGTAATAGCCGGAATTATAACCGCAATATATCTACTAGG TTATGTTGATGAATTGCTGTATTGGTCGGGTCGTCGCATGATACTCGACGAGTACCTGCAAGGCGATTTGACGCCCACACGTCTACAACCCGCTTGGGTTACGACGCGTAAGTATGTCTTCCAGTCGGACGACGGGGGACTGGCCATATTGGATACGACCAGCAATTCGGTTAGCACGCTCGTTACGAATCACACGCTGCGGCAGTTAAATGTACGCGGCTATCAGTGCTCACACGATCTGCGATATGTTCTATTTAGACATAATGTTAAGAAG atttttcaaAAGTCATTTACcgcattttatacaatttacgACGTTGAAAACGATCACCATATGCCTGTGAAACTAAAGGATTCACCGAAAGTGCAGCGTACGCGTCTACAATATGCCGCTTGGCTAGGCAACACTACCTCGTTGGTCATCGTTGCCGACAACGATATTTATCTACGACAATCACCCACTGACGAGGAGGACATCCGAATCACAAATACAGGGTATGAAAATTACATTTACAATGGCGTACCAGATTGGCTCTATCAGG AAGAAATTTTCGATAAACCCGAAGCGATATGGGCATCACAAGACGGTACACACTTCATGTATGCTTCGTTCAATGACAGCAAAGTGAATATGATGACATACCCGTGGTTGGCCTCAGGCAGTATTATCGCTGGTAGCAGTATGTCACCGGAAACCTCATTTCCTGAAACCAAAAATGTGCGCTATCCCATACCCGGCTCCCCGAATCCTGAGGTCACCCTTTGGGTGGTAGACGCTAGTAATTTAACcgacatacaatattttattttgaaaccaCCCCCTTCCTTGGATGACCA AGAATTTTATATAACATCGGCTGGCTGGATCTCAGAACTAAATCATCAAGTTTCTGTTGTCTACATGACACGCTCTCAAAATTATAGTATAATCGCCACTTGTTTAGCGGATACAAATTGGACTTGTGTCGAG ATACACTCCGAGCGTGCTCCCGAAGATGAGTGGCTCGATATTCTTCCGCATCCAGTTTTCGCGCCCGACGGCAATAGTTTTCTAATATTGGCGAGTATACAAGAATTCGGTAATGAGCATTTCACACACATCAAACACGTCACAATGACACAACAACGTATTGCCGTCATATCACATGGCCGCTATGAG GTGCTAAAAATCCTTTGCTGGGACACTGTCAATCATTTAGTGTATTATCTGGGTACACAAGACAAAAAGCCCGGGCAGCGGCATTTATATATGGTGAAAGATCCGGTCAATGATGAGAGTAGAAA aactGAGCCACAGTGCATTACCTGCGATTTGGGCGAGGCGCTTTGGAGCAGCCGCTATTACTATGTGAATTGTTCTCATTTCGATGCCTTCATGACACCAGTGTCTTCcatagcaactcaatatggtATTGAATTTTACATATTGGAATGTCAGGGGCCCGGCCTGCCGGTGTCGGGTGTGCATATGCAGAAATCGCATAGTTTGGTGAAAATACTTTATGACACCCGTCCGTTCTTTACGGAGCGTCTGCAAAAGCTGGCGCTACCGACACAACGTTCATTCGAGATACCATTGCCACATGGGAGTCGGGCACAAGTGCAATTACTTCTACCGCCTAGTTGGCGTGAAGAGCTTAGGGATGCCGCCTTTCCGGTGGTGGTCGAAGT CAATGGCCGCCCAGGTTCCGAGTCTGTTTCGGAGAAATTTCAAATAGACTGGGGCACCTATATGTCATCGCGTAACGATGTCATTTACATACGCTTAGATGTTCGTGGCGCGAAGGGCCAAAGTAAAAAGCAACTGTACCGACACTTGGGCGGCGTCGAAGTACAGGATCAGATTTCTGTTTTAAG ATATCTTTTGGATACAATTAGTTTTTTAGATGAAACACGTGTGGGTATTTGGGGTTGGGGCTATGGAGGTTACGTAACTTCAATGGTGCTCGGCACACAACAGGATGTGTATAAATGCGGCATAGCCATATCGCCAATCGCCGACTGGCTCTACTACA ATTCCGCTTTCACAGAACGCATATTAGGCCTGCCGGCGGAGAACTACAAAGGCTATGTCGAAGCCGATGCAACGCAGCGTGCGCGTCTCATCAAATCACACTCATTCTTCCTAATACACGGCCTAGCCGATTCAACTGCACCCTATATACATGGCATACAGTTAGCCAAATCGCTAACGGACGCCAACATCTTGTACAGATATCAG ACATACGCGGACGAAGGTCACGAACTGTCCGGAGTGCTCGAACATGTCTATCTCTCTATGGAGCACTACTTTGCCGATTGCTTAAGTTTAGATCCGGACGATACGAAACCCGATCTGGATCAGAAAATAGTGCCAGCTGAGTAG